The genomic stretch AGCTTGGGGAACATGGCTCAAGGCTGGGCACCATGAATATTAACCTTGGATGGAACTCTGAGGGCACATCAGGCCCGGGAGGGGGGTGGGCAACGTCTTCTGAGAGGTGacccagtgagtttcaggctaaaGTAATCTTCCTAGATGCCTGGGGACACATGCCCCACTCGTCATAGCATAACTGGGAATCTGCCACCCAGGCCTCTGTCAGACCTGGCTGAGAAACCTTGATGAGGAGCTCTGTGGCAGGACTGCACAGGGCCAGGCCTGAGAAGTGACATCTGCCTTTGCCAACTTTCTTCCCCTCAGGACTGTTCCCGACGCCGGGCTGTCATCCTGAAATTCAGTCTTCAGGGTCTCAAGATCTACAGTGGGGAGGGCGAGGTAGGAGGGGTAGGAGGGGCCCAGGTAGTGAGGAACAGATGGGGTGTGGTCTGCCTGCAGTTTACACCATGGCCCCCTAGGACAAGCTCAGACAACAATTGCTTACCTGGCCCTCCAGGATCTTCTCTAGAGGCCACCTCCTGTCCTAAGCTAATGGGGAGGGGCATCCACTCCATGAGATTTTCCAGTGCCCAGCACTGGCCAATGGCTGTGGACAGTAGGGAGTTCTTGCATGCTTAACTGTCCCTCCCTGACTGCATACTGCACAACCAACATGGCTGCTCGTTGACTGCCCAGCCCAGTGGTGCAACCCACAGCTGCAGGCTTCTTATAAAAGGCCCAGGGGGGCATGGTTGTGCTCTGGGGGACTGTTACCACATGGAAAGcgagtggcagagctgggatttgaagtCCCAGCATCCTACCCCAGAGACCAGGTGTATAACCCCAGGGTCTGCTGCCACTCTGTGTGGTTCCAACCAGAGATCACTGGGTCACTGTTCTGTCTCTCAGTTCTATAACTTGGGGTGGCCCTTCTGACCTACCTGTCTGCAGCAGGCCCAGGGCTGTGAACGCTGAGGGCTGGGGCTTGGCAGGCcttgggggaagaaagaagggtcTCTTCACCACAGGAGGTGGGTGGCCTCTGCCAGACATGCTAGGGCCCCTCAGGCCACTGCCACACAGGTGAGTGTCTGAGGCCTGCTGTCACCGCCACACCTCACAGGTGCTCCTGATGGCCCATGCCCTGAAGCGCATCCTCTATGCCACCTGGTGCCCAGCCGCCTGTCAGTTTGCTTTTGTTGCCCGGAACCCACGCAGCCCAGCCACCAAGCTCTTCTGCCACCTCTTTGTGGGGAGCCAGCCTGGAGAGGTACCTATGACCCAGACCTTTGTTGTCCTCAAGTTGCAGGGGTGAATCCATGCCTCCACACTGGCTTTTGGCTCTTTTCTCCTAGGACTGTGTGTAGCAAGTCATCACTTTTGACATTCCCTGGCTGGGGGCAAAACTAGCAAGGACTCTTCTCTGTTGTAGAGtgcctgccctccctcttccGGGCTACTTCCCATCACCCTTCAAAGCCCAGCCCACCTGTGACTTGACAGACACTTGAGTCCTTTAACAGCAGGGGCTGGGTCCAGGTTTTGAGCTGAGTCCCTAGGTGTATAGACCTGTGTAGTTGATGGGGTAGGTCATATAGGCTGGTGTGGTCACTATGAATGACTGTGGCCTGCAGTCATTTAGCGAGTTCCGGCATTTGGTCTCAACCTCTGGGTGTGGATCCTGGGTGACAGGCAGCTGAAGCTGATGGCTCCAACATGCAGGGTCTGGATTGTGTTGAGTGGTGGGGTCCGTGTTCAGGCCCCACACGAGTGCTGTGAGTCTTCAGGGCCCAGTCTCACTAACTCCTCAGAGGAGTTGTGGGATGGCACGGATAGGGAAGCAAGTGCACATGTTCTGCCCTGAGGTCCAGGGCAGATCCAGGGCCAAGGCTCTGAGCTACTCCAGCTGGTGGTGTGGCAGGCCTGAGCGCTGGGAGGATGGTGTAGACGTGCAGTGGGCACAGGGTGGTGCTCTCTGCTCCCAACGTGATGCTTGCTACAGAGTGGTTTAGTAGTAAAGGGACTAGAGGAAGCTGGTAACAGAGGCTGCATGGGGTGAGATTTTGAGGGCTAATTAGTTTTCCCAGGAAGTTTTGGAATAGCACCTGGGGACAGCACTTGAAGTTAGGGGGCCATTTGCAGCCCTGGAGAGCAATCTGGAACCCAGGACACCTCCCAGGAGCCTCATGCTGCGTGCTGAACCCACCCCTCTTGTCCTAGGTCCATATCCTACACCTGCTGCTCTGCCGCTCCTTCCAGCTTGCTTACCTCTTGCAGCACCCTGAGGAGAGGGCACAGCCTGAGCCCTGCCTGGGGCCTGTGGGGGACATGTCCCCGAAGCCGCTCTGCAGCCCTGGGGCACCCCCTGCCCTGGTGCGAGAGCCCTTCAGCCGAGATCAGCTGTCCGAGAACGTCCACGCCCTGGTCTCCTTCCGACGGCTTCCTGCAGAAGGGTTACTGGGCACTGGTGGGGTACACAATGCCCCCAGTCAGGAGGTGGATGGGGGAAAAGGGTCAAGGGCTTGGGGGTATGTTGGAGGGGTGGGCTTCTTGCCAGGTTCACCTGGCCTCAAATAGACGGGTCTGAATCTGCCTGCCTATGGGCCTCTTTTGGTGCCCTAGAAGGAGCTGCCAGAGTCAGAGGGCCGTGGGGGCACCCGTCACACTCGCCTGGGAAATCCCTACTGCTCCCCCACGCTGGTGCGCAAGAAAGCCATCCGCAGCAAGGTGATCCGCTCTGGGGCCTACCGAGGCTGCACCTATGAGACACAGTTGCAGCTGTCAGCCCGGGAGGCCTGTGagttggaggaggaggctggcagggggagggagggccgTGCATCCATGTTGGTTTTTGAGGCTGTGGCCTCATGCTCTTGTACTGCCCTCCTCCCATGGCTGCCTGTGCATGTGAAGGGTGCATCAGGCTTGAGGGCCTGTGCGGGTGATTAAGCAGTTGTGTATGGACTTTTAGCTGGTGACTGGAGGATTTCTGCTAAGGGACATATATGTGGTTGTTGGGCTAGGGAAGGGGCTTGGTGGGGAGACAAACTACAGGACAGGGGGTGTGAGATAGGGGTAGGTCTGGCTTGGGGAGGTTCTGCTATGCTTCCTTTGAGATCTGTGGTCTCCATAGTTCCAGCTGCATGGGAGGCATGGCCCCGAGGCCCTGGTGGCACCTCGTGCCTGGTGGAGAATGAAGGCAGCCTGACAGAGAACATCTGGGCCTTCGCTGGCCTCTCCAGGTAAGGGAGTTCTGCCCCGGCCCAAAGTTCAAGCCCTTAGGTTGGGTATAAATATGTGAGGTCGGCTCCTTGACACCAGTGCGCAGGGTGCATAGGCAGCACAGACAGAGTGTACATGGACGTTAACTGGTAAGTATGTGGTGCTCCCAGCCCAGGTGACCTCAGGTTATGGACTTCTCCTCCTGAACCTCAGTTTTCCAGAATATAAAACAGGGCCAGGGAAAGAAGCTGGTAGGAGACACAGATGAaaccctctgggctctggcatgTCACTGCCTGTCTTCCTGAGGTTCCTCAGACCTCTCCTGACCAGGGCCTTGAAGTCAGCAAGTCAGGTCCCCAGAGGCCTTGAGTTCCTTCAGCTAATGTTCACTGAGTAGCCACTCTGGTTCAGAACTTCTGAGGGCATATATTTAGGCCTGACCTCTGAGTCTAGGGAGAGACTGGTGGCCTTAACCTTGGCTCTCTCCCCTAGGCCCTGTGCTCTAGCCCTACTGCGGAGAGATGTGCATGGGGCCTTCCTGCTGTGGCCAGAGCCAGGTACCAGTGGCCAGTGGAACCTGTCTGTACGGACCCAGTGTGGTGTGGTGCCTCACCAGGTCTTCAGGAACCACCTGGGCCGGTATTGCCTAGAGGTAAAGACTGTGGGGTTAGCATACAGGGTTTCCTGTTGCTGCTTTCATTTCTTGgacttctttttaagatttatttatttattatatatacagtattgtgcctgcaagccagaagagggcaccctatctcattatagatggttgtcagccaccatgtggttgctgggaattgaactcaggacctttggaagaacagccgatgctcttaacctctgagccatcactctagttCTTACTCTGCACTTTAACTATCTTTGAGCTCCTGAACCCACCTCACCTTCTGTTTCCCCCACTGGGTGCTCTTTGGCCCCGCCCTTAGCTTTGTCCCACCCACTCCTGTTTCGTTGGCCCTGCTAGCTCTACTTTTgttctttctgggttttgttgttttgtttgtttggtttttttttttttttttttttttttttttggtttttcaagacagggtttctctgtgtagccttggccatcatggactcgctttgtagatcaggctggcctcgaactcacagcgatccacctgcctctgcctcccgagtgctgggattaaaggcgtgcgccaccacgcccggcgtttgtttggtttttgagacatctgtgtagccctggcaatcctggaactcactctgtagaccaggctggtctgaaactcagagattggcttgcctctgcctcctgagtgctgggattaaagatgcgaCCATACCAGCCTTTACTTCTGTTCTTGATGGCCGCTGAGGTTCTCTCTCTAGAGGTGTCTTTCAGAGGTTACCTCGAGGAGAGCTGATCCAAACCCACACAGCCTCTGAGTCGCTGGTTTCCAGGACTGGGCTGGCAAGGCTTTTTCATGGCACCTGTACTTCCAAGCCAACTGCCTCAGGCCTGCCCAGGCTGGGAAGAGCGAGGGCATGGTGACTGGTTCCACGGTTATCACACATTCTACCTGTCTGAATTTACCCTCCTGCCTTCCGTGGGGGGTGTGGTgggagaccaggctgggattGGGGCTGGTATATGGCATCAACAATGGGGCAGGGGACCAGAGCTAAGCACCCCTCCTCCCTAGCACCTACCAGCGGAGTTCCCCAGCCTGGAGGCCCTGGTGGAGAGCCACGCCGGGATGGAGCGCAGCCTCTTCTGCCCGCTCAACATGGGCCGTCTCAACCCCACCTATGAAGAGCAGGACTGTGGTCCCGAGGGCAGGCTCCCACGGACTCTGCGGCCCCTCAGCCATGCCAAGTCCGAGGCAGAACTGCAAGGTCTGGGCTAGGACGCAAGCCCTCAGTCCCTTGTGGGCCCAGCTTTGCCTTGGCCTCTGGTGTGCAGCAGTCACTCTGCCCTTCTTGCACCCCACTCACAGGCCACCAGCTCCAAACAGGTCAATCTGCCCCTTGATCGGTCTTCCATCATTTCTTTGCCCATGGGAGAGAAGCCCTGAGGTTGGAGTTGAAGGTAACAGGACCTCTCCCAGGGACCTGGGGCCAGCTGAGATGCCAGGACGAACAGGTTAGAGCCAGGGCTCTGGTAACCAGGCCATTGCCAGCTTCCCACTGTCCTCCTTGTGCAGAGGCTTTCCCGGCAGTTCATGGATGTGGGTGCAGCCCTTGCTGGAGGAATCTAAGCTTCTGCTGCATGGGGAACCCCAGACAGAGAGCTCCCCATAGGGAACCGGATGCTTAGGGAGTTGCAGATGTACCACCCTCAACTCATTTCCTGGAGTCACCCTAAGTGAGCCAGCAGTGAGAAAACCACAGTCAGTTTAGTGGCTACTTTTGGAAGCCACCTCATGCTGGTGtttccaaaacacagtgctgacCATTGGGCATGGCTGGCCCTGGTCACCTCAGCCACAAGTCAACCCTGCTTGCAATGAGAACTACAACTAATGCCCACAGAGGGGGCATGGCCTTAGTAGTAGATGGTCCAGGGACACATTCTAGAGGAAGACAGTGGCCCAACCAGTGAATGACAAATCCAAGTGTTCCTTAAATCAACCCCGTAGAATATATGAATCTACTCAAAAGAACAGACTTcttaggcagtggtggtgcatgcctttaatcccagcagtcgggaggggaggctatgagtttgaagccagcctgacctagagagcaagttccaggatagccagggctacacagagaaaccctgtctcaaaagagcaaacaagaaaacatttcttttggaTGCTGAGATGCAGGCATGGGTGAAAGAGGATGTCCTTGTTCAGTGCCTTGGATGCCACAGGTTTCAGTGGAAGCCacaggttttgggttttggatCCCTTGGGAAGGAGGCAGCCTCTACAGAGCAGAGAAGACAAACCTTGGAATAAGATGGCAAGCCAGGACTGGTGCTTTCAGCTTCCAGCACGCCCCCCCTTTCAAGTGCCCCCAAACTAGGATGAGTCCTTAGCTTAGGACATTGCCATTTCTTCCAAGTCTTGGGAGGGATGGAAAAAAAGCTGtgagaccctttcacaggagacACCACCACATCCAGACTGGGTGGTAGTCCTTCCGTGGTCATGTCCACTGGCATGCCCACTCCGTGAGTAGGGCCTGGCCCCCATGGGAGCAGAGGGATTAGCATATCC from Acomys russatus chromosome 29, mAcoRus1.1, whole genome shotgun sequence encodes the following:
- the Sh2d5 gene encoding SH2 domain-containing protein 5 isoform X2, with the translated sequence MQRAGARARRASDCGPAPYRPRCIAKFAQYVGSFPVEDLDTQESVCLVQQQLWALQDCSRRRAVILKFSLQGLKIYSGEGEVLLMAHALKRILYATWCPAACQFAFVARNPRSPATKLFCHLFVGSQPGEVHILHLLLCRSFQLAYLLQHPEERAQPEPCLGPVGDMSPKPLCSPGAPPALVREPFSRDQLSENVHALVSFRRLPAEGLLGTGGKELPESEGRGGTRHTRLGNPYCSPTLVRKKAIRSKVIRSGAYRGCTYETQLQLSAREAFPAAWEAWPRGPGGTSCLVENEGSLTENIWAFAGLSRPCALALLRRDVHGAFLLWPEPGTSGQWNLSVRTQCGVVPHQVFRNHLGRYCLEHLPAEFPSLEALVESHAGMERSLFCPLNMGRLNPTYEEQDCGPEGRLPRTLRPLSHAKSEAELQGLG
- the Sh2d5 gene encoding SH2 domain-containing protein 5 isoform X1; its protein translation is MQRAGARARRASDCGPAPYRPRCIAKFAQYVGSFPVEDLDTQESVCLVQQQLWALQDCSRRRAVILKFSLQGLKIYSGEGEVLLMAHALKRILYATWCPAACQFAFVARNPRSPATKLFCHLFVGSQPGEVHILHLLLCRSFQLAYLLQHPEERAQPEPCLGPVGDMSPKPLCSPGAPPALVREPFSRDQLSENVHALVSFRRLPAEGLLGTGGVHNAPSQEKELPESEGRGGTRHTRLGNPYCSPTLVRKKAIRSKVIRSGAYRGCTYETQLQLSAREAFPAAWEAWPRGPGGTSCLVENEGSLTENIWAFAGLSRPCALALLRRDVHGAFLLWPEPGTSGQWNLSVRTQCGVVPHQVFRNHLGRYCLEHLPAEFPSLEALVESHAGMERSLFCPLNMGRLNPTYEEQDCGPEGRLPRTLRPLSHAKSEAELQGLG
- the Sh2d5 gene encoding SH2 domain-containing protein 5 isoform X3; this encodes MQRAGARARRASDCGPAPYRPRCIAKFAQYVGSFPVEDLDTQESVCLVQQQLWALQDCSRRRAVILKFSLQGLKIYSGEGEVLLMAHALKRILYATWCPAACQFAFVARNPRSPATKLFCHLFVGSQPGEVHILHLLLCRSFQLAYLLQHPEERAQPEPCLGPVGDMSPKPLCSPGAPPALVREPFSRDQLSENVHALVSFRRLPAEGLLGTGGELPESEGRGGTRHTRLGNPYCSPTLVRKKAIRSKVIRSGAYRGCTYETQLQLSAREAFPAAWEAWPRGPGGTSCLVENEGSLTENIWAFAGLSRPCALALLRRDVHGAFLLWPEPGTSGQWNLSVRTQCGVVPHQVFRNHLGRYCLEHLPAEFPSLEALVESHAGMERSLFCPLNMGRLNPTYEEQDCGPEGRLPRTLRPLSHAKSEAELQGLG